Proteins encoded in a region of the Bombiscardovia apis genome:
- a CDS encoding thymidylate synthase — protein sequence MALTPQQLADIRTRIPERPDTDIPMPYEDLVRKILTEGTLKSDRTGTGTVSLFGQQIRFDLSSSFPLLTTKTVFFKGIAYELLWFLKGSSNVRWLQENNVHIWDEWADPETGELGPVYGVQWRSWPAPTPEDPGRTIDQIERALDLIRNHPDSRRIIVTAWNPAEIEQMALPPCHSLFQFYVADGKLSCQLYQRSCDMFLGVPFNIASYSLLTMMMAQQAGLEPGEFVWTGGDCHIYDNHMEQILEQLSRKPYPYPQIKIRKADSIFDYSYDDFEIVGYEHHPAIKAPVAV from the coding sequence ATGGCTTTGACACCTCAGCAGTTAGCAGATATTCGTACCCGCATTCCCGAGCGTCCAGACACCGATATTCCCATGCCTTACGAGGATTTGGTTCGTAAGATTTTGACCGAGGGCACTTTGAAGTCGGATCGAACCGGCACCGGCACCGTTTCGCTCTTCGGCCAGCAGATTCGCTTCGATTTAAGCTCCAGTTTTCCTCTTTTGACCACCAAGACTGTCTTTTTCAAAGGCATTGCTTATGAGCTGCTCTGGTTCCTCAAGGGGTCGAGCAATGTGCGCTGGCTCCAAGAGAACAACGTGCATATTTGGGATGAGTGGGCCGATCCAGAAACCGGCGAATTAGGGCCTGTATACGGCGTGCAGTGGCGTTCATGGCCTGCGCCCACCCCAGAAGACCCGGGCCGCACTATTGACCAGATTGAGCGTGCTCTCGACCTGATTCGTAACCATCCTGACTCGCGACGAATTATCGTTACGGCTTGGAATCCTGCCGAGATTGAGCAGATGGCCCTGCCTCCATGCCACTCTCTCTTCCAGTTCTACGTGGCCGACGGCAAGCTTTCCTGCCAGCTGTACCAGCGCTCTTGCGACATGTTCTTGGGCGTGCCCTTCAATATCGCTTCTTACTCTCTGCTGACTATGATGATGGCCCAGCAGGCAGGCTTGGAGCCGGGTGAGTTCGTGTGGACTGGCGGCGATTGCCATATTTACGATAATCACATGGAGCAAATCTTAGAGCAGCTTTCGCGCAAGCCTTATCCTTACCCGCAGATTAAGATTCGTAAGGCCGATTCTATCTTCGACTACTCTTACGACGACTTCGAAATCGTGGGCTATGAACACCATCCTGCGATTAAGGCCCCGGTGGCGGTCTAA
- the trmB gene encoding tRNA (guanosine(46)-N7)-methyltransferase TrmB: MTTKQTDEQAVEQDSFGVQSAREEQSGQAGRRTIVSFTRRSGKLDDRLARAWQEYAPQLLLQLDDDASSLGVGQHVRIDQDFLERSYAQPAPVTVEIGSGQGENIVAAAAAHPDRNFLALEVYEPGLAHTMLLAGKQGLTNLKVAQTNAPEFFAAADQGSVGEVWTFFPDPWPKMKHHKRRLVQSALAADIARALPSQGLWRIATDIDDYALHVHEVMDNDAHFRNLGEHCVSLATAHVGKGTADQAALLPHADFTESERFSGRVLTNFERKGLAAGHTIHDFTYQVTHN; this comes from the coding sequence ATGACTACGAAACAAACAGATGAACAAGCAGTTGAGCAAGACTCTTTCGGGGTGCAAAGCGCCCGCGAGGAACAGTCCGGGCAGGCAGGCAGGCGCACCATCGTCTCCTTCACCCGGCGTTCAGGCAAGCTTGACGACAGGCTAGCGCGGGCTTGGCAGGAGTATGCCCCTCAGCTTTTGCTCCAACTCGACGACGACGCGTCTTCTTTGGGAGTTGGGCAGCATGTGCGCATCGATCAGGACTTCTTGGAGCGCTCGTACGCTCAGCCGGCTCCTGTAACCGTAGAAATTGGTAGCGGGCAAGGCGAAAATATCGTAGCTGCTGCCGCTGCACATCCAGACCGCAATTTCTTAGCTCTAGAAGTATACGAGCCCGGCTTGGCACACACCATGCTGTTGGCGGGTAAGCAAGGGTTGACGAATTTAAAAGTCGCGCAAACCAACGCTCCCGAGTTCTTTGCAGCTGCCGACCAAGGGAGCGTGGGCGAAGTGTGGACCTTCTTCCCCGATCCTTGGCCCAAGATGAAGCACCACAAGCGGCGTTTAGTGCAGTCTGCCTTGGCTGCCGACATAGCCCGGGCGCTCCCGTCGCAAGGCTTGTGGCGTATAGCAACAGACATCGATGACTACGCTCTGCATGTGCACGAAGTGATGGATAACGATGCTCATTTCCGCAACTTGGGCGAGCACTGCGTGAGTTTGGCAACTGCACATGTGGGTAAGGGCACGGCTGACCAAGCTGCCCTACTGCCTCATGCTGACTTCACTGAATCGGAACGTTTCTCGGGGCGTGTGCTCACCAACTTTGAGCGAAAAGGCCTCGCTGCGGGCCATACCATTCATGACTTCACCTACCAAGTGACCCATAACTGA
- the lepB gene encoding signal peptidase I — MASKVQPKISGVQRGDIVIFHDPDNWLHTGPDDDFLIKRVVGVAGDRIKADGTGPVSVNGTILNEKSYIMPGAVSSQIPFNLTVREGYIFVMGDNRSNSADSRFHLGDKNGGQVPLSKVDAIANCTYWPLNRLGLLRRPDGVFAGL, encoded by the coding sequence ATTGCTTCCAAAGTGCAACCCAAAATTTCGGGTGTGCAGCGGGGTGATATCGTCATTTTTCACGACCCAGATAATTGGCTTCATACTGGTCCTGACGACGACTTTTTAATTAAGCGCGTCGTTGGTGTAGCTGGTGATCGGATTAAAGCAGATGGTACGGGTCCGGTCAGTGTGAACGGCACCATCTTGAATGAAAAATCGTATATCATGCCCGGAGCGGTCAGCTCCCAGATACCCTTCAATCTGACCGTGCGGGAAGGCTATATTTTTGTAATGGGAGACAATCGCTCAAACTCTGCTGATTCTCGCTTCCACTTGGGAGACAAAAATGGTGGTCAGGTGCCACTGAGCAAGGTAGATGCCATCGCCAACTGCACGTATTGGCCCCTCAACCGCTTAGGTCTACTGCGCCGCCCAGACGGCGTTTTTGCGGGTTTGTGA
- a CDS encoding CHAP domain-containing protein, whose translation MSNSSVSTPRGGRVINVSAVFAAQSSQMRQQAAVEEALAQRLNQVAPATRRSRRLAAKAATRKNHIVTGSAMAALVGAAAGAVAVVAPKTPVKAPLASRADTSQITPASYTGRQASTSTNAEVSRSEVRSQVQEQQTSNQGKWELDEAGLDIDSMFKSLADNPVVAALMDANQGQLPDSFNPNHATGDTGNAYEFSQCTWWAYTRRHQLGLPVGSYLGNGSQWAASAKKLGYWVDNTPRNVGDIIVFQPGQEGTDAQYGHVGIVERINADGSVTTSECGVALNGKTYSHTYQNVHSFQFIHY comes from the coding sequence GTGTCGAATAGTTCAGTCTCTACCCCCCGTGGCGGTCGAGTCATAAACGTCTCTGCCGTATTCGCTGCCCAGTCTTCGCAGATGCGCCAGCAGGCCGCTGTGGAAGAGGCTCTGGCTCAGCGCCTCAATCAGGTTGCGCCTGCTACCCGTCGTTCTCGTCGATTGGCTGCTAAGGCTGCGACCCGCAAGAACCACATCGTGACCGGCTCTGCAATGGCTGCCCTCGTGGGTGCTGCCGCCGGCGCTGTGGCAGTTGTGGCCCCCAAGACTCCGGTCAAGGCACCGCTTGCAAGCCGGGCTGATACTTCGCAGATTACCCCTGCTTCTTATACTGGCAGGCAGGCATCTACATCTACGAATGCTGAGGTTTCACGTTCTGAGGTCCGCTCGCAGGTCCAAGAGCAGCAGACTAGCAATCAGGGTAAGTGGGAATTAGACGAAGCTGGCCTTGATATCGACAGCATGTTTAAGTCTTTGGCCGACAATCCCGTTGTAGCGGCTCTTATGGATGCGAATCAGGGCCAGCTTCCCGATAGCTTTAATCCCAATCATGCCACTGGCGATACAGGCAATGCGTATGAGTTTAGTCAGTGTACTTGGTGGGCTTACACTCGCCGTCACCAGTTGGGGTTACCTGTCGGCTCATATTTGGGCAACGGTAGTCAGTGGGCCGCATCAGCTAAGAAGTTGGGGTATTGGGTCGATAATACTCCGCGAAATGTTGGTGATATTATCGTTTTCCAACCTGGTCAGGAAGGAACCGATGCTCAATATGGGCATGTGGGTATTGTCGAACGAATCAATGCAGATGGTTCGGTAACAACCTCGGAGTGTGGTGTCGCTCTTAATGGCAAAACCTATTCGCATACTTATCAAAATGTTCATAGTTTCCAATTTATCCATTATTAA
- a CDS encoding C40 family peptidase, which yields MKKQAKHWKVALVTLCAGSAFLATVPALAYAGSQSERAVTSSRSFTPSNRPRKDLLAESTATTVDSDSNWGGVESLSVPQTKSQAEKDSEARAQAEAKARKEAEERAAAQAAQAQRQAQTQAAAQAASRSAERTSPQATTVAPPNGASSSAVVQYAVQFVNQVPYVSGGKSPSGWDCSGFVQYVYGQFGISAPAPSGTQATLGRAVPSIDQAMPGDIIANGAHAGIYVGNGLVVNALSPGQGTQITPISVAFTGSYAIRRIL from the coding sequence ATGAAAAAACAAGCAAAACATTGGAAAGTTGCTCTCGTAACCTTGTGTGCTGGTTCGGCCTTTTTGGCCACGGTTCCAGCGCTGGCTTATGCTGGCAGTCAGAGCGAACGTGCTGTGACTTCTTCCCGCAGTTTTACCCCCTCGAACAGGCCTCGTAAGGACTTGCTCGCGGAGTCCACCGCAACCACTGTCGATTCAGACAGCAACTGGGGCGGCGTTGAGAGCTTGAGCGTACCGCAGACTAAGTCTCAAGCGGAAAAAGATAGCGAAGCTCGCGCCCAAGCTGAGGCAAAGGCTCGTAAGGAAGCCGAAGAGAGGGCGGCTGCTCAGGCAGCGCAGGCTCAGCGTCAGGCTCAGACCCAAGCTGCTGCTCAGGCCGCTAGCCGCAGTGCTGAGCGTACATCGCCTCAAGCTACAACGGTTGCACCTCCCAACGGTGCCTCATCCTCGGCTGTGGTGCAGTATGCCGTGCAGTTTGTAAATCAGGTTCCTTATGTGTCGGGTGGCAAGTCGCCTTCCGGCTGGGACTGTTCTGGTTTCGTACAATATGTATATGGCCAATTCGGTATTTCCGCCCCAGCACCTTCTGGAACCCAAGCCACTCTAGGCCGAGCCGTGCCAAGTATCGACCAGGCTATGCCCGGCGACATCATTGCCAACGGCGCGCATGCTGGTATTTATGTGGGCAATGGCTTAGTCGTCAATGCGCTTTCACCGGGGCAGGGCACGCAGATTACTCCTATTTCGGTGGCTTTCACTGGCTCGTATGCGATTCGTAGAATCCTCTAA
- the manA gene encoding mannose-6-phosphate isomerase, class I, translated as MYPIEPVQKRYAWGSHSRLQAMFHLPEGPAQDGDGVVSDTLAEMWFSGHSQSPSNIVLSDGSQLALTQAIQRNPLAMVGEEDSQTFGPVLPYLFKVISARIPLSLQVHPLDFEARAGFNRENAAGVPLASPERSFKDTLAKNEMVVALETFTASVGFAPISTQLQILRVVDHPIAQRMVDALLARTFRPGVPPEEFAAADQMMPVSALAWPDSRRRVFRAFYTAITAKPTDSDALTPALLDANRRLSSRKARAAMANALQAAQAFPGDPAALCLLMMNAVCLEEGESVYIPAGTPHAYISGTAAEIMTNSDNVLRAGMTPKHKDIANLLHSVDCQPASPIDPSSSMIATLAMQNMVTYRPHISEYMLVYGRVEPGLDAWPLMGKIAQRYGDLVQRLGPRRLLMPQSGPRVLVCTEGSLLVRSQAQEAVVDQGQSLFIPSSDGQIDIVRVDVDSVQGRNRADHGSFLLASTPV; from the coding sequence GTGTACCCTATAGAGCCTGTTCAGAAGCGGTATGCTTGGGGCTCACATTCCCGCTTGCAAGCTATGTTCCATCTGCCTGAGGGGCCTGCGCAAGATGGGGACGGGGTCGTATCCGACACGCTGGCTGAGATGTGGTTTTCGGGCCACAGCCAATCTCCTTCAAATATTGTATTGAGTGACGGCAGTCAGCTTGCGCTCACTCAAGCTATTCAGCGCAATCCTTTAGCGATGGTAGGGGAGGAGGATTCGCAGACTTTTGGGCCAGTTCTGCCCTATTTGTTTAAGGTGATTTCTGCGCGAATTCCACTTTCTTTGCAAGTTCATCCGCTTGACTTTGAAGCTCGAGCCGGTTTCAACCGTGAAAATGCAGCGGGAGTGCCCTTAGCCTCTCCCGAGCGTTCCTTCAAAGATACGTTGGCGAAAAACGAGATGGTGGTGGCTTTAGAAACTTTTACTGCCTCTGTGGGTTTCGCACCTATTTCCACTCAGCTGCAAATTTTGCGAGTGGTTGACCATCCTATTGCACAGCGCATGGTTGATGCCTTGCTGGCTCGCACTTTCCGCCCGGGTGTGCCCCCGGAGGAGTTCGCTGCTGCCGACCAGATGATGCCGGTTTCGGCTCTAGCTTGGCCAGACTCGCGCAGGAGGGTGTTCCGCGCCTTCTACACAGCCATTACTGCCAAGCCAACCGATTCGGATGCGCTTACTCCTGCCCTGCTCGATGCCAATCGACGCTTGTCTTCGCGCAAGGCTCGGGCGGCTATGGCCAACGCCCTCCAAGCGGCTCAAGCCTTCCCCGGAGATCCTGCGGCCCTGTGTTTGCTCATGATGAACGCTGTGTGCCTAGAAGAGGGCGAGTCGGTCTATATCCCAGCCGGCACTCCGCACGCATATATTAGTGGTACAGCAGCGGAGATTATGACCAATTCAGACAACGTTCTACGTGCAGGCATGACACCAAAGCACAAGGATATTGCCAATCTTTTGCACAGCGTAGACTGCCAGCCAGCTTCACCTATCGACCCCTCAAGCTCGATGATTGCGACTTTGGCTATGCAAAATATGGTCACCTACCGACCGCATATCAGCGAATATATGCTGGTCTACGGTCGTGTGGAGCCTGGTTTGGACGCTTGGCCGCTCATGGGTAAGATCGCTCAGCGCTACGGCGATTTGGTGCAACGCTTGGGTCCGCGGCGCTTGCTCATGCCCCAATCTGGCCCGCGCGTCTTGGTGTGTACCGAAGGCAGTTTGCTGGTACGAAGTCAGGCTCAGGAAGCGGTTGTGGACCAAGGACAGAGCTTGTTTATTCCTTCCAGCGATGGACAGATAGACATCGTACGAGTCGATGTTGATAGCGTTCAGGGGCGTAATAGGGCCGATCATGGCTCTTTTTTACTGGCTTCTACTCCTGTGTGA
- the galE gene encoding UDP-glucose 4-epimerase GalE yields MSVLVTGGCGYIGAHVVHALHQAGQEVIVIDDLSYGKPTRIEGARLYGADISAPGADQRMAEIMREHKVDSVIHFAARKQVGESVEKPLWYYQQNLGSMLNVLKAMAATDAKKLVFSSSAATYGEPPVSVVPEDVVPMLPINPYGQTKLIGEWMARACEEPHGIRFCGLRYFNVAGCGPVELEDPAILNLIPMIFDRLKQGKAPAIFGADYPTEDGTCIRDYIHVSDLADAHIAALNYLDRDERQYDAFNVGTGEGTSVRQIVDEVKKVTGLPFTEAVKPRRAGDPAKLIGSPKRINEEMGWHAQYDVADIVESAWQAWQANPNHHIDTESWKQSD; encoded by the coding sequence ATGTCCGTTCTCGTCACAGGCGGTTGTGGTTACATTGGAGCCCACGTGGTGCACGCCCTGCATCAAGCAGGCCAAGAAGTAATAGTCATCGACGACTTAAGCTACGGCAAACCCACCCGCATCGAAGGTGCCCGCCTCTACGGAGCCGACATCTCCGCCCCCGGTGCCGACCAGCGTATGGCAGAGATTATGCGCGAGCACAAGGTCGACTCGGTCATTCATTTCGCAGCCCGCAAGCAGGTGGGCGAATCGGTTGAAAAGCCGCTCTGGTACTACCAGCAGAACTTGGGCTCCATGCTCAACGTACTGAAAGCTATGGCCGCTACCGATGCCAAGAAGCTCGTCTTCTCCTCTTCCGCTGCCACCTACGGCGAGCCCCCAGTAAGCGTGGTGCCCGAAGATGTAGTGCCCATGCTCCCCATCAATCCTTACGGACAGACCAAGCTCATTGGAGAGTGGATGGCCCGCGCCTGCGAAGAGCCCCACGGCATCCGATTCTGCGGCCTGCGCTACTTCAACGTAGCTGGCTGCGGCCCGGTTGAGCTCGAAGACCCAGCCATTTTGAACCTGATTCCTATGATTTTCGACCGCCTCAAGCAAGGTAAAGCTCCCGCAATTTTTGGCGCCGACTACCCCACCGAAGACGGCACCTGCATACGCGACTACATTCACGTCTCCGACTTGGCAGATGCCCACATCGCCGCACTCAACTACCTGGACCGCGACGAGCGCCAATACGACGCATTCAACGTTGGCACCGGCGAAGGCACTTCGGTTCGCCAGATTGTAGACGAGGTCAAGAAGGTTACCGGCCTGCCCTTCACCGAGGCCGTCAAGCCCCGCCGCGCCGGCGACCCCGCCAAACTCATTGGCTCCCCCAAGCGCATCAACGAAGAAATGGGCTGGCACGCTCAATACGACGTGGCAGACATCGTTGAGTCAGCTTGGCAGGCATGGCAGGCCAATCCCAACCACCACATTGATACCGAATCGTGGAAGCAGAGCGACTGA
- a CDS encoding HTH domain-containing protein — MGTQWSKMSTRALAQHAVESNLLSTTALAAIVGCSAEKMSNFIRGNDSALTYDEISSLGHLIILLVMSVHECSAAEILQTHIEMLEQSFHMTQKEIADIVGASAGDIQAVQDGQLATIGLGGAVKIIHLADTIFTHVKAQNPSRFIS; from the coding sequence ATGGGAACACAGTGGTCCAAAATGAGTACGAGAGCGTTAGCGCAGCATGCTGTAGAGTCCAACTTGCTGTCTACCACAGCCTTAGCAGCAATTGTGGGATGCTCAGCAGAAAAGATGAGCAACTTTATCAGAGGAAATGACTCCGCACTCACGTATGACGAAATCAGCAGTCTTGGGCATCTCATTATCTTGCTGGTTATGTCTGTGCACGAATGCAGCGCGGCAGAAATTCTACAGACACACATTGAGATGTTAGAGCAGTCTTTTCACATGACTCAAAAAGAAATTGCGGACATAGTAGGTGCTTCAGCTGGAGATATTCAAGCCGTCCAAGACGGGCAGCTGGCAACGATTGGCCTCGGTGGAGCCGTGAAAATCATACACCTAGCAGATACGATTTTCACTCACGTCAAAGCGCAGAATCCTTCTCGATTCATCTCGTAA
- a CDS encoding universal stress protein: MINDKAILVGVDGSDASYKATWWAANYAKHAGLTLQIVCAYSLPSYAAVSFDATYSTMGDDVAAHSDAQEILSKAKAIADEQGVEAVTLIVTGDPSSVFVELSRNYNLIVIGNRGKGGLAERLLGTTSSSLPAYAYCPIVVVPYTDDDGNMMHLNNTISKVAVGSDESRWGLKALEIAAEFAHTWGATLDVISAVPNISGLTGTDSAEEQSVMDSYLEDLGDRIKPLQEQYPDLEIDKKVVPGSAVEALPQASKDHDVVVVGSRGRGGFTGLLLGSTSQGLLQHAVTPVYVVPRKYVEAAESGLKQAASGNQDQVMALEDITGVQKVSVDRAEHVEDIESTIDPLHENH, from the coding sequence ATGATCAACGACAAGGCGATTCTAGTCGGCGTTGATGGCTCTGATGCCAGCTACAAGGCCACTTGGTGGGCCGCAAATTATGCCAAGCATGCAGGCTTAACACTGCAGATTGTGTGTGCATACTCGTTGCCTTCATACGCAGCAGTGTCTTTCGATGCTACCTACAGCACCATGGGCGACGACGTTGCTGCTCATTCGGATGCTCAAGAGATCCTTTCTAAGGCTAAGGCCATCGCCGATGAGCAAGGTGTTGAAGCTGTCACGCTCATTGTGACCGGCGACCCGTCTTCGGTATTTGTGGAGCTCTCACGCAATTACAATCTGATTGTGATTGGCAACCGTGGCAAGGGAGGTTTGGCTGAGCGTTTGCTGGGCACTACTTCTTCGAGTCTGCCCGCTTACGCTTATTGCCCCATCGTTGTGGTGCCTTACACCGATGATGACGGTAACATGATGCATCTGAACAACACCATCAGCAAGGTGGCTGTCGGTTCTGACGAGTCTCGCTGGGGTCTCAAGGCGCTTGAAATCGCTGCTGAATTTGCCCACACTTGGGGCGCAACCCTCGATGTCATTTCGGCCGTGCCGAATATCTCTGGTTTAACGGGCACCGATTCTGCTGAAGAGCAGAGCGTGATGGACTCGTACCTGGAAGACTTGGGCGACCGTATTAAGCCCCTGCAGGAGCAATATCCTGATTTGGAGATTGATAAGAAGGTCGTACCCGGTTCGGCAGTTGAGGCGCTGCCCCAGGCTTCCAAGGATCATGATGTTGTAGTTGTAGGTTCTCGCGGCCGTGGTGGCTTTACGGGCTTGCTGCTGGGTTCCACTAGCCAAGGCTTGCTCCAGCACGCTGTGACCCCGGTTTACGTGGTTCCTCGCAAGTATGTTGAAGCTGCCGAGTCCGGTCTCAAGCAGGCGGCTTCCGGCAACCAAGACCAGGTCATGGCTCTGGAAGACATTACCGGAGTTCAGAAAGTGTCTGTCGATAGGGCCGAGCACGTGGAAGACATCGAATCAACCATCGACCCTCTCCACGAAAATCACTAA
- a CDS encoding prenyltransferase, with protein sequence MNRRWLDWPTFVELTEIFTAPLNIAWFAMGASIAHYLYGVVNWANMLLCFVAIIFFDLAVNITDNYYDYVHARDREGYAKHTNVIGKRNLPLRGVWWLGLSLYLISLVPGFILVARTGWPLVILGIIGYAAGIFYTAGRFPINATPLCETVVALTITYMVQLVCVYICVYGHYPFDWALVGKTLMVCLPVTLIFFTVQLANNVADRDEDIANGRHTLAYFLGSKRSLVLMRIMQALGALWPLLNWATGLVPWPAALSVLILPFMWRGMQPFYAKPDKQTTYFPLIKAASLFFVGYTLLLVAGVWL encoded by the coding sequence ATGAATCGCCGCTGGTTAGACTGGCCCACTTTTGTAGAACTGACCGAGATTTTTACCGCCCCCCTAAATATTGCTTGGTTTGCTATGGGCGCTTCGATTGCCCACTACCTGTACGGTGTGGTCAATTGGGCGAATATGCTGCTGTGTTTTGTAGCGATTATTTTCTTTGACTTGGCTGTGAATATTACCGACAATTACTACGATTATGTGCACGCACGCGACCGCGAAGGCTATGCGAAGCATACGAATGTGATTGGCAAGCGCAATCTGCCCCTGCGCGGTGTGTGGTGGTTGGGGTTGAGTCTCTACTTGATTTCGTTGGTGCCGGGCTTTATTCTGGTGGCTCGCACCGGCTGGCCGCTTGTGATCTTGGGCATCATTGGCTACGCTGCTGGCATTTTCTATACGGCCGGGCGTTTTCCCATTAACGCCACGCCCTTGTGCGAGACGGTAGTGGCGCTTACCATCACCTATATGGTGCAGCTGGTGTGTGTATATATTTGCGTATACGGGCATTATCCCTTCGATTGGGCCTTGGTTGGTAAAACCTTGATGGTTTGCCTGCCGGTGACTCTGATTTTCTTCACCGTCCAGCTGGCCAACAATGTAGCCGACCGCGATGAAGACATTGCCAACGGTCGCCATACCTTGGCCTATTTCTTAGGATCCAAGAGGTCGCTTGTGCTAATGCGGATTATGCAGGCCCTAGGAGCGCTGTGGCCACTGCTGAACTGGGCTACCGGACTCGTGCCTTGGCCGGCGGCTCTCAGCGTACTGATTCTGCCCTTCATGTGGCGGGGCATGCAGCCCTTCTATGCCAAGCCAGACAAGCAGACTACCTACTTTCCGTTGATTAAGGCAGCCTCGCTCTTCTTCGTAGGGTATACGCTCCTGCTGGTGGCGGGTGTGTGGCTCTAA
- a CDS encoding low molecular weight protein-tyrosine-phosphatase — MSKQGDEHTPYVVMTVCTGNICRSPMAEIILRKFFEDRGIDASQVRVESSGVSDEEFGNPIDRRAQKVLKERGYELPQDHFAHRISKDEAEESDLLLPMTADHMRSLLRILPADKRPAVHLYRSFDPDLPKPQPGHESDIDLADPWYGGPAEFEVAIDQIEHTAPYVVDWVLEQL, encoded by the coding sequence ATGAGTAAGCAAGGCGATGAACATACACCTTACGTTGTTATGACGGTCTGCACTGGCAATATTTGCCGCTCACCTATGGCTGAGATTATCTTGCGTAAGTTCTTTGAGGACCGCGGTATCGATGCCAGCCAGGTGCGGGTAGAGTCCAGTGGAGTCAGCGATGAGGAGTTTGGTAATCCTATCGACCGCAGGGCGCAGAAGGTTTTGAAAGAGCGGGGCTATGAGCTGCCGCAAGACCATTTCGCCCACCGCATCAGCAAGGACGAGGCAGAGGAATCTGATTTGCTGCTGCCGATGACTGCCGACCATATGCGCTCCCTCCTGCGTATTTTGCCAGCAGACAAGCGCCCAGCAGTCCATCTCTATCGTTCTTTCGACCCTGACCTACCCAAGCCGCAGCCGGGCCATGAGAGCGACATCGACCTAGCGGATCCTTGGTATGGCGGCCCAGCAGAGTTTGAAGTGGCCATCGACCAAATCGAGCACACCGCTCCCTACGTCGTAGACTGGGTCCTAGAGCAGCTCTAA
- a CDS encoding dihydrofolate reductase, which produces MEHDSSSRSGYHEPTPGRAGLLGDQGKELVSDDELAEPWSVNLIWAQACAKDGRKGAIGFEGGMPWHVSADMRRFKELTISHPVIMGRRTWESMGSKPLQGRDNIVVSRNPQFRAAGATVVASLQDAVELARQEAIPADGIDRSEIWVIGGSQIFEEALPLASRAYVTDLDAQVDADTFAPDIDDLVSHHLWRVGQEEPWQPAQDPKDRGVNRYRYVTYERVS; this is translated from the coding sequence ATGGAGCATGACAGTAGTAGCCGCAGCGGCTATCACGAACCCACGCCCGGTCGCGCCGGGCTTTTAGGAGACCAAGGCAAGGAGCTCGTAAGCGATGACGAGCTTGCTGAGCCTTGGTCTGTGAACTTAATTTGGGCCCAAGCCTGTGCCAAGGATGGCAGGAAGGGTGCCATTGGTTTCGAGGGGGGTATGCCTTGGCATGTGAGCGCAGACATGCGTCGCTTCAAGGAACTGACCATCTCCCACCCTGTCATTATGGGGCGCCGCACCTGGGAATCGATGGGATCCAAACCTCTGCAAGGGCGCGACAATATTGTCGTTAGCCGCAACCCTCAATTTAGGGCTGCTGGTGCAACGGTAGTGGCGAGCCTGCAAGATGCCGTCGAGCTGGCGCGGCAGGAAGCCATACCGGCAGACGGCATCGACCGTTCGGAGATTTGGGTCATTGGTGGCTCGCAAATCTTTGAGGAAGCTCTGCCGCTGGCTTCGCGAGCATACGTAACCGACTTGGACGCGCAAGTGGACGCAGATACCTTTGCGCCAGACATTGACGACTTGGTCAGCCATCACCTGTGGCGAGTGGGCCAAGAGGAGCCGTGGCAGCCTGCCCAAGATCCCAAGGATCGAGGCGTGAATCGTTATCGCTACGTGACCTATGAGCGAGTCAGCTGA
- a CDS encoding OsmC family protein codes for MAKRLWVERGEDGTWEGHSDEGAVIKFGRGEGLFTPGDLLQLALAGCAGMSSQFAVEHALGEGKGAKVVVNAQYSDDDDAFLSFDEQVSIDGTDAHLSEEDAAKLEERMRRHIDKSCTIKHTLVRETPVRMNIKIRH; via the coding sequence ATGGCAAAGAGACTATGGGTCGAGCGTGGCGAAGATGGCACCTGGGAAGGTCACTCGGACGAAGGCGCAGTGATTAAGTTTGGTCGCGGCGAGGGTCTGTTTACCCCCGGCGACCTGCTGCAGCTAGCTCTGGCAGGCTGTGCTGGCATGTCTTCACAGTTCGCTGTCGAGCATGCTCTGGGCGAGGGCAAGGGCGCAAAAGTTGTAGTCAATGCCCAATACAGCGATGATGATGACGCATTCCTAAGCTTCGACGAGCAGGTCAGCATTGACGGCACCGATGCCCACTTGAGCGAGGAAGACGCTGCCAAGTTGGAAGAGCGGATGCGCCGCCACATTGACAAGTCTTGCACTATCAAGCACACGCTGGTGCGCGAGACTCCAGTGCGTATGAACATAAAAATACGCCACTAA